In Candidatus Lernaella stagnicola, the genomic window CCAATAAAAACGCGGCCAGCGCCACCGGCCAGGGACTTCGGTCACCCGGCGCGGGCGATTTCGCGTAGTAGATCAGCAGCAGGAAAATCAGTAGGGCGCAGGCCAGCGCGAGGTGTTGCGACCACGGGAAGATATCGGCGCCGAAGGCATGCGCGACGGCCAATAGCCCGACCCATGTCGGATTCGAAAAGCCCTCTACCCGCTCGCCGCCGGGATAAGCCACCGAGCCGTATCCCTCGGCGAGATGCCGCGCGAAAGTGAAGCTGATCGCCGCATCGTCTACCCAATACTTCGGATAAAAGTGACTTGCCGTCCGAAAGTAGAAGCCGACAAGCGCCAGAAAAACGGCGGCGGTCAGCGCCATGGCGATCCATTTTTGGCGGTTGGTATGGGTAGTCGTCGCTCCGCTCAAGGCGTCTCCTTCGGCTGTTTGAACGGGATGCTAACCGCCGCGCTTGTGACGGTCAACAGACGGCGGCGTTACTCGTCGCCGAAGCACACGCCGGTGTCGCGCGCCGCCGCGACCCAATCGCTGTCGGGTTCGACCAGGCGGATTTTCTTGATGGCCTCGTAGATATCCTCGGTGGCCACCTGGCTGTTGCGCAGCACGACCATCTTGCCGAAATCGCCGCGCGCCGCCACGTGCACGGCGTAGGCGCCCATGCGGGTGCACAAGTTGCGGTCGAACGCGGTAGCCGTACCGCCGCGTTGTACGTGCCCCATCTCGGTGCCGCGACACTCACCCACATCGAACGGAGTGAGCCATTCGCAGAGTTGGTGCGCGATGCCGCCGAGGCGTATGGTCTCGGAACTGTCCTTGACGATGCGCTTGATGACCTGTTCCTTGTCGACCGGCGTGGCGCCTTCGGCCACGCAGATGATCGTAAAATTTCGCCCCATCTTTCGGCGGGCATGAACGGCCTTCGCCACGCTTTCAACGGACCACGAGATTTCGGGGATGAGAATCACGTCGGCCCCGCCCGCGAGCCCGGCTTGCAGGGCGATCCATCCCGCGTTGCGGCCCATGGTCTCGACAATCATCACGCGGTGATGGCTCTCCGCGGTGGTTTGCAGGCGGTCGATAGCGTCGCACACGACGTTGACGGCGGTGTCGAAACCAAAGGTGACGTCGGTGGCGCCCAAATCGTTGTCGATGGTCTTTGGAATACCGATGACCGGCACGCCGCGTTGGAAGAAGCCGTAACCGATAGCGTTGGTACCGTCGCCGCCGATGACGAACAGGGCGTCGAGTTCGAGGTTGCGAATGTTCTGCAACGCTTCGTCGCTGCGGTCGATGGTCGTAACGCGATCGCCGGCAACCATTTTGTAGTTGAAGGGGTCGCCTTTGTTGGAACTGCCCAAAATCGTGCCGCCGCGATACAGCAAACCTTTGACCATGCTGGGCGTGAGGCTGAGGGTGCGCGGTTCGCCGAGCAGGCCCTCGAAACCGTCACGTATTCCGACCACAGTCGTTCCGTAGCGCGACATGGCGCATTTGGTGATGGCCCGGATTACAGCATTGAGGCCCGCACAATCGCCGCCGCCGGTCAGTATGCCGATTCGCTTCAGAGCCATGGTCAGCTCCCTTCACGGTTTTTGGTTCAGTTGCCTAAAGACGGTTGCTAGCAGGGTGAAATAAAGCCGCGCGCATATCAAGGGGTAGGCGGCGCGCCGCGGGCGGCATGACTTAGCTCTTGAACGGCTGTGCCCGGAAGGTTACCGTCCGAGCATGTTACGACGTGAAAATACGGAATTCGGGCAAATCGCCTGGCGGATGTTCCGGGAAGACGGCGCGGGGACGCCGCTAATCTTCCTGCACGGCGCCGGGGGACGGAAAGAGATTTGGGGCCTTGTCTGCCGCCGCATGGAGCGCGCGGCGGTCGATCACCCGCTGGTGCTGGTCGACCTTCCGGGACACGGCCAATCGCCGCTGCCGGGCCGCGCCGATATCGAGGAATATGCAACGGCGGTGTCGGCGTTGATCACGGCGCAAGGCTGGCCCGCTGTCGCGCTCGCCGGTCACAGTATGGGCGGCGCGATCAGCCAAGTACTCGCCGCACGGGAGCCAAGCCGCGTGACGCACCTTTTTCTCGTGGCCACCGGCGCGCGAATTCCGGTGGCACCGATCTTGTTGGATCTGCTGCCCGATCAGCACGAAGCGGTCACGACTCTGTTCAAGGAATGGGGGTTTGGTCCCGACGCGCCGGCGCTGCTCGTCAACCAGGCCATGACGCCCTTTGCCCAAGGCGATCCCGTGGTGATCCGCGACGACCTGGCCGCTTGTCGCGACTGGAACGGCGCCGACCGCCTAGCGTCCATTACCGCAAAAACCCTCGTGGTCGCCGGCGAACTCGACCGCATGATCCAGTCGAAATACACGACCTTTTTGGCGGAAAACATTGGTGACGCGCAACTTGTCACCCTGCCGCAAACCGGTCACATGGTTCCGGTCGAGCGCGACCGCGAACTTGCGGAACGCTTCGCGTCGTTCCTGGCGGAGTAGCTCTTGTTGCCCTTCAAAGACCTGGAACGCATCGTTGGTGCCGACAACGTCTTGACCAACCCGGGCGATCGATCAGCCTACGCCACCGACGCCAAGGTGAAGGGACGCCCGCCCGTCGCCGTCGCCCTGCCGAGTACCGCAGTCCAGGTGCAGGAAATTGTGCAGGCCTGCGCCCAGCGGAGCGTCGCGCTGATCGCGCGCGGTGCGGGTACGGGAACCGCCGGCGGCGCGGTGCCGGAAAGCACGGCGGTTGTTCTTGATCTATCCCGCATGAACCGCCTCCTTCAGATCGACGGCGACAACCTGCTGGCTGATGTCGAGCCCGGATTGCTGTTGGCCGACTTTCAAAACGCGGTGGAAGAACAAGGGCTGTTTTACGGCCCGGACCCGGCCAGCCGCGAGACGTCGACACTGGGTGGAAACGCGGCGACCAACGCGGGCGGCTTGCGGGCGGTCAAGTACGGCGTCACGGCCGATTGGGTTCAAGGTCTCGACGTGGTGCTTGCCGATGGCCAATTGATTCACACGGGTACGCGGACGCGCAAAGGCGTGGTCGGGTACGACCTGACGCGCCTGTTCGTCGGCAGTGAAGGCACCCTGGGCGTGATCACCGGCCTGACGTTGAAGCTCGTGCCGAAACCCGCCGCCAAACAGACACTGCTGGCCGTGTTCCGCCAGTTGAGGCAGGCCGGCGACGCCGTGCTTGCCGTACTGCGATGCCCGGTCACGCCTGCGGCGATGGAGTTGATGGATGCCACCACGATCGACGTCGTGCGGGCGCATATCGGCGACCTGATTCCACCCGAACATGCCGCGTTGCTGTTGCAGGTCGACGGCGACGTCGCAACCGTGGACCGCGAAACCGAAACGCTTACCGCCTTGCTGGCGGACACGGCGGCGACCTGGGTGCGGCGTGCCGCCGATGAGAGCGAAGCCGAAGATTTGTGGGCTGCGCGGCGGGCGATCAGCCCCGCGATGTATGAGATTCGCCCCCAGAAAATGGCCGATGACGTTGCCGTGCCGACCACGCGTTTGGTCGAGCTGTTTGAAGGCGTGACGCGCATCGCGGCCGAAAACCACGTGCTGTATGCCTGCTACGGCCACGCGGGCGACGGCAACGTGCACGTCAATTTTCCCTACGACCCGAAAGACACGACCGAGAGTTACAACGCCCAGCAGGCCCGCGAGCAAATGCTGCGGCTGGTGCTCGAACTGGGCGGCACGCTCAGCGGCGAACACGGCGTGGGTATCGCCAAACGCGCCTTCGTCCCGTGGGAACAAGCCGCCGCGCTCATCGACCTGCAAAAGCGCCTCAAACGGGCGTTCGACCCGCTCAACATTCTCAATCCCGGCAAAGTATTCCCTTGACCGAGCGGCGCGTCGATCCCGACGCCTGCGTGTTGTGCGGCGCATGCCGCGCGGTGTGCCCCATCTTCATGGAAACGTTGCGCGAATGCGACGTCGCCCGCGGCCGCGTCGCACGCGTCAAGTACACCGGGCAGCAAGAACGCTTCACCGCCGCCGACCGCGAGGCCTTTTCCCTATGTTTGATGTGCGGCCGCTGCCTGGAAGTCTGCAAGGCGGACCTGGATATTCCTCACCTCATGCAGCGGGCCCGCGCCGAGAGCGGTTATGCGGCGGGCATTCCGCGGTTGGTCGCCGAAACATTGGCGAAGCATCCTTCCCGTTTGTCGACAGTCGCCCGCTTGGCCGCGACGTGGCACAAGTGGCTGGCCCGCTTGCCCGAAGACAGCGGCCTGCGTCGCCGCCTGGGCGATTCGTACCTCTCGGCCGGGCGTCTACTCCCTTCACCGCCGGCCGATCCCTACCTGGCGCGTCAACTCGGCCGCCGCGCCCAAGGCGACCGCAAACTGGCGCTCTTCGCCGGATGCGGGGCGGGCTGGTTGCTCTCGGAAATCGGTGATGCGATCGATGCCATTCTCGCCGCGCTCGACCTCGTGGCCGCCGTCCCGGCGCAGAATTGCTGCGGTCTACCGGCATGGGGTTTGGGCGCTGACGACGCCGCGGATGCCGGCTTCGCGGCTTGGCGCGAGGCGTTTTCCGGCAACGGGTATGAGGCGGTGTTGACGCCCTGCGCTTCGTGCGCGGCGCACTTGCAGGAGCACCTTGGCGAAGGGGCCGAGACGCCGCTGGAGGAGTTTTTCGTGTGGTTGGCGCGGCAGGAACTCGCGGTGGACTTGAGCGGCGTAAAGCTCGCGGTGCATGTGCCGTGTCATACGCGGCGGGGGGTGCGCGGGGGAGATGCCGTCACGCCCATGTTGCGCGAGGCCGGGGCGGAAATCGTCGAGTTGCCGACCGCGCTGGATGAACAATGCTGCGGCATGGGCGGCACGTTCGGCGCGCAGCACACCGATCTTTCCCGCCGCATCGGCTTGCCGAAAGTCGACGCGATGCTGGAGGCGGAACCGGCGGCGATCGTGTCCCATTGCACCGGCTGCCTGCTGCAACTGCGTGATTTGGTGCGTTACCGGGGTTCGTCGGTGCCGGTCGCGCACCCCGTTCAATGGCTGGCCAAAGGCCTCACGGGGCGCACTTGAACCAGAGCCCCTCGATTTCCTCGGGGTGTTTTTTATCGAACACAAAGCGGAATTGAGTTTTTGTGCCGTCGGCGAATTCGGCTTCGTACAGCACGATGGCAAACTCCCCCTTGAAGGTCACGGCCTTGAATTCGTAGGCGGTCACTTTCCCTTTTGCCTCTGTTTCCACCACGCTGTAGATTTTCTCGGGCGGCAAGGAGACCGTCATTCGTTTGGAGAAGTGCCGTTGTAGAACTCGGCTGTCTTTGTCGTTGTAAGCGGCGAAGAATTCGTCAATAACGCCCTTGGTTCGATCGTGAATCACCCCGTTGGTTTTGGTCGCCGATTTATTCTCGACGGGGATGAAAACCAATCCTTTTACGCGAAGCGTCGGATCATCGTTT contains:
- a CDS encoding FAD-linked oxidase C-terminal domain-containing protein, producing the protein MLPFKDLERIVGADNVLTNPGDRSAYATDAKVKGRPPVAVALPSTAVQVQEIVQACAQRSVALIARGAGTGTAGGAVPESTAVVLDLSRMNRLLQIDGDNLLADVEPGLLLADFQNAVEEQGLFYGPDPASRETSTLGGNAATNAGGLRAVKYGVTADWVQGLDVVLADGQLIHTGTRTRKGVVGYDLTRLFVGSEGTLGVITGLTLKLVPKPAAKQTLLAVFRQLRQAGDAVLAVLRCPVTPAAMELMDATTIDVVRAHIGDLIPPEHAALLLQVDGDVATVDRETETLTALLADTAATWVRRAADESEAEDLWAARRAISPAMYEIRPQKMADDVAVPTTRLVELFEGVTRIAAENHVLYACYGHAGDGNVHVNFPYDPKDTTESYNAQQAREQMLRLVLELGGTLSGEHGVGIAKRAFVPWEQAAALIDLQKRLKRAFDPLNILNPGKVFP
- a CDS encoding ATP-dependent 6-phosphofructokinase, encoding MALKRIGILTGGGDCAGLNAVIRAITKCAMSRYGTTVVGIRDGFEGLLGEPRTLSLTPSMVKGLLYRGGTILGSSNKGDPFNYKMVAGDRVTTIDRSDEALQNIRNLELDALFVIGGDGTNAIGYGFFQRGVPVIGIPKTIDNDLGATDVTFGFDTAVNVVCDAIDRLQTTAESHHRVMIVETMGRNAGWIALQAGLAGGADVILIPEISWSVESVAKAVHARRKMGRNFTIICVAEGATPVDKEQVIKRIVKDSSETIRLGGIAHQLCEWLTPFDVGECRGTEMGHVQRGGTATAFDRNLCTRMGAYAVHVAARGDFGKMVVLRNSQVATEDIYEAIKKIRLVEPDSDWVAAARDTGVCFGDE
- a CDS encoding alpha/beta hydrolase, coding for MLRRENTEFGQIAWRMFREDGAGTPLIFLHGAGGRKEIWGLVCRRMERAAVDHPLVLVDLPGHGQSPLPGRADIEEYATAVSALITAQGWPAVALAGHSMGGAISQVLAAREPSRVTHLFLVATGARIPVAPILLDLLPDQHEAVTTLFKEWGFGPDAPALLVNQAMTPFAQGDPVVIRDDLAACRDWNGADRLASITAKTLVVAGELDRMIQSKYTTFLAENIGDAQLVTLPQTGHMVPVERDRELAERFASFLAE
- a CDS encoding (Fe-S)-binding protein encodes the protein MTERRVDPDACVLCGACRAVCPIFMETLRECDVARGRVARVKYTGQQERFTAADREAFSLCLMCGRCLEVCKADLDIPHLMQRARAESGYAAGIPRLVAETLAKHPSRLSTVARLAATWHKWLARLPEDSGLRRRLGDSYLSAGRLLPSPPADPYLARQLGRRAQGDRKLALFAGCGAGWLLSEIGDAIDAILAALDLVAAVPAQNCCGLPAWGLGADDAADAGFAAWREAFSGNGYEAVLTPCASCAAHLQEHLGEGAETPLEEFFVWLARQELAVDLSGVKLAVHVPCHTRRGVRGGDAVTPMLREAGAEIVELPTALDEQCCGMGGTFGAQHTDLSRRIGLPKVDAMLEAEPAAIVSHCTGCLLQLRDLVRYRGSSVPVAHPVQWLAKGLTGRT